One window from the genome of Amycolatopsis sp. NBC_01480 encodes:
- a CDS encoding M20 family metallopeptidase → MTGIRDLHEWVRTHREDLLADLAEYVGIETPSDDKESLRRGLSWVDGWLRERLGEPASVREVDGGRHGDMKVYDYPGSGEQPILLLCHYDTVWPLGTLAGWPFTVDGDRASGPGVFDMKSGLVHAVWALRALDAAGLPRPAVRLVLNGDEEIGSPASRPVIEAAAEGTRATLVFEASADGAVKTARKGVGLFQVHAIGVESHAGLDPAKGASAVDELARAILALHALSDPAAGTTVNVGVISGGSRQNVVAGSAKGEIDVRVTSAAEAARIDAGLAALAAHDPRATVTVEGGWNRPVMERSEAIVGLYEIARGLAADLGVTLRECSVGGASDGNFVAALGHPVLDGFGAVGDGAHARHEHISVEGMLERTALAAAVLHHLAAA, encoded by the coding sequence GTGACCGGGATCCGGGACCTGCACGAGTGGGTGCGCACGCACCGCGAAGACCTGCTCGCCGACCTCGCCGAGTACGTCGGCATCGAAACCCCCAGTGACGACAAGGAAAGCCTGCGCCGTGGACTGTCCTGGGTGGACGGCTGGCTGCGCGAGCGGCTGGGCGAGCCGGCGTCGGTGCGCGAGGTCGACGGCGGCCGCCACGGCGACATGAAGGTCTACGACTACCCCGGGTCCGGCGAGCAGCCCATCCTCCTGCTCTGCCATTACGACACGGTGTGGCCGCTGGGCACGCTCGCCGGGTGGCCGTTCACTGTGGACGGTGACCGGGCGAGCGGCCCGGGGGTATTCGACATGAAGTCCGGGCTGGTGCACGCGGTGTGGGCGCTGCGCGCGCTCGACGCCGCCGGCCTGCCCCGCCCGGCGGTGCGGCTGGTGCTCAACGGCGACGAGGAGATCGGCAGCCCCGCCTCTCGCCCGGTGATCGAGGCGGCGGCCGAGGGCACCCGCGCGACGCTGGTGTTCGAGGCGAGCGCGGACGGCGCGGTCAAGACGGCGCGCAAGGGCGTCGGCCTGTTCCAGGTGCACGCGATCGGCGTCGAATCGCACGCGGGCCTCGACCCGGCGAAGGGCGCGAGCGCCGTCGACGAGCTGGCGCGGGCGATCCTGGCGCTACACGCGCTGTCCGACCCGGCTGCGGGCACCACCGTGAACGTCGGCGTGATCTCCGGCGGCAGCCGCCAGAACGTGGTCGCGGGCTCGGCCAAGGGCGAGATCGACGTGCGCGTGACCAGCGCGGCGGAGGCCGCCCGGATCGACGCCGGCCTGGCCGCGCTGGCCGCGCACGACCCCCGCGCCACCGTCACCGTCGAGGGCGGCTGGAACCGGCCGGTGATGGAGCGCTCGGAAGCCATCGTGGGCCTGTACGAGATCGCCCGCGGCCTGGCCGCCGACCTCGGCGTCACCCTGCGCGAGTGCTCGGTCGGCGGCGCCAGCGACGGCAATTTCGTCGCCGCGCTGGGCCACCCGGTCCTCGACGGCTTCGGCGCGGTCGGCGACGGCGCGCACGCCCGGCACGAGCACATCAGCGTCGAGGGCATGCTGGAACGCACGGCGCTGGCCGCCGCGGTGCTGCACCACCTCGCCGCCGCTTGA
- a CDS encoding ketopantoate reductase family protein — protein sequence MSGSDERRAYTVVGGGAIGGTLAFHLARAGHPVVIVDADPAHVSAIQERGLTLRRPDGDERVEVPAFVPDDAPPELGRVLLAVKAQATEPVLQWLEPRLARDGFVVSLQNGLNEALIASFVGAGRTVGAFVNLFADVAEPGVVRDGGLGALVVGEPDGRITGRVEEVVADLQAWGPAKATANVEGYLWSKLGFGAMLTTTALADAPMADLIDRHRPLMYAIAAEVFAVAGARTLEPFDQFDPAAYQPGATGREAATDRLVAWLRTQPKDRSGIWRDIAVRHRPVEVHHHYGPVLEEAAHLGVGVPLLSAMLKRLAEIEAGTPMSEDHLTELERHL from the coding sequence ATGTCCGGGTCTGACGAGCGCCGCGCTTACACCGTCGTGGGCGGCGGCGCGATCGGCGGGACGCTCGCGTTCCACCTCGCGCGCGCCGGGCATCCGGTGGTGATCGTCGACGCCGATCCCGCGCACGTAAGCGCGATCCAGGAGCGAGGCCTGACGCTGCGGCGGCCGGACGGCGACGAGCGCGTGGAAGTGCCGGCGTTCGTGCCGGACGACGCGCCGCCGGAGCTGGGCCGGGTGCTGCTCGCGGTGAAAGCCCAGGCCACCGAGCCGGTGCTGCAGTGGCTGGAACCGCGGCTGGCCCGCGACGGGTTCGTGGTGTCCTTGCAGAACGGGCTCAACGAGGCGCTGATCGCGTCGTTCGTCGGCGCCGGCCGCACCGTGGGCGCGTTCGTGAACCTGTTCGCCGACGTGGCCGAGCCCGGGGTGGTGCGTGACGGCGGGCTGGGCGCGCTGGTGGTCGGCGAGCCGGACGGCCGGATCACCGGACGGGTCGAGGAGGTCGTCGCCGATCTTCAGGCCTGGGGTCCGGCGAAGGCGACCGCGAACGTCGAGGGTTACCTGTGGTCGAAGCTCGGCTTCGGCGCGATGCTCACCACCACCGCGCTCGCCGACGCGCCGATGGCCGACCTGATCGACAGGCACCGGCCGCTGATGTACGCGATCGCGGCGGAGGTCTTCGCCGTCGCGGGCGCGCGGACGCTGGAGCCGTTCGACCAGTTCGACCCGGCCGCGTACCAACCCGGCGCGACGGGCCGCGAGGCCGCGACCGACCGCCTGGTGGCATGGCTGCGCACCCAGCCGAAGGACCGCAGCGGCATCTGGCGTGACATCGCCGTCCGCCACCGCCCGGTCGAGGTGCACCACCACTACGGGCCGGTGCTGGAGGAGGCCGCGCACCTCGGCGTCGGGGTGCCGCTGCTCTCGGCGATGCTGAAGCGGCTGGCCGAGATCGAAGCCGGCACGCCCATGTCCGAGGACCACCTGACCGAACTGGAGCGGCACCTGTGA
- a CDS encoding SRPBCC family protein, with the protein MVQRISVRGRTSADPATVYALLRDGASWPGWSPLGSFELERPGNGEREGLGALRVFRTGRTRSCEEIIALEPGKRFGYALRSGLPLRDYRAYVDLTPDGEGTAIHWHSTFTGKVPGTGWFYRLVLGRFITRTVRGLVAATDAAGVTPGK; encoded by the coding sequence ATGGTGCAGCGCATCTCGGTGCGGGGACGCACGTCCGCGGACCCGGCGACGGTGTACGCGCTCTTGCGCGACGGAGCGAGCTGGCCGGGGTGGTCGCCGCTCGGCTCGTTCGAGCTGGAGCGGCCCGGGAACGGTGAGCGCGAAGGACTCGGCGCGCTGCGGGTGTTCCGCACCGGCCGCACCCGCTCGTGCGAGGAGATCATCGCGCTGGAGCCCGGGAAACGGTTCGGCTACGCGCTCCGCAGCGGCCTGCCGCTGCGCGACTACCGCGCGTACGTCGACCTGACGCCCGACGGCGAAGGCACGGCGATCCACTGGCACTCGACGTTCACCGGCAAGGTGCCGGGCACGGGCTGGTTCTACCGGCTGGTGCTGGGCCGGTTCATCACGCGCACGGTGCGGGGGCTGGTCGCGGCGACCGATGCGGCCGGAGTGACGCCTGGCAAATAG
- a CDS encoding MFS transporter, with amino-acid sequence MTTVSSTSDPTAATHRLNPQQRKAIFAGAIGNTVEWVDWAVYATFAPVFAGQFFAGGNGTTALLSTLAVFAVGFVMRPVGGAVLGAYADRHGRKKGLTLTISLMAGASIVIAVCPTYTHIGVAAPIVLLLARLVQGFSAGGEFGSSSAFLIESAAAGRRAFAGSWQQVSVGAGSLIAALLGTILNSTLSDADLHGWGWRLAFGLAGLLGLVGLWLRRSVHETEAFTRIQKGPRRNALVAMVRDHPGAALRVAGITIAGTLIYYVWVTYMPTYAHLSTGIPLKTALLANTLAIVVFIILLPFGGLLSDRIGRKPTMTAFAAGFLVFAWPAFHFLSHGFWSVFVIELIGLVLIVGYSANCAVIMAEQFPAEVRTTGIGLPYALAVAIFGGTAPYVTTWLNANHHGDLVWVYVAVAALIGVAVYLTMPETKGKEL; translated from the coding sequence ATGACCACTGTGTCTTCCACATCAGATCCCACTGCGGCCACGCACCGGCTGAACCCGCAGCAGCGCAAGGCGATCTTCGCCGGGGCGATCGGCAACACCGTCGAATGGGTGGACTGGGCCGTCTACGCCACATTCGCCCCGGTTTTCGCCGGGCAGTTCTTCGCCGGTGGCAACGGAACCACGGCGCTGCTGTCCACTTTGGCGGTGTTCGCCGTCGGGTTCGTGATGCGCCCGGTCGGCGGCGCGGTCCTCGGCGCGTACGCCGACCGGCACGGCCGCAAGAAGGGCCTCACGCTCACCATCTCGCTGATGGCCGGGGCGTCGATCGTCATCGCGGTGTGCCCGACCTACACCCACATCGGCGTCGCGGCGCCGATCGTGCTGCTGCTCGCCCGGCTGGTGCAGGGCTTCTCCGCGGGCGGCGAATTCGGCTCCTCCTCGGCGTTCCTGATCGAGTCGGCCGCCGCCGGGCGACGGGCGTTCGCCGGTTCCTGGCAACAGGTTTCGGTGGGCGCGGGCTCGCTGATCGCGGCGCTGCTGGGCACGATCCTCAACTCCACGCTGTCGGACGCGGACCTGCACGGCTGGGGCTGGCGGCTGGCGTTCGGCCTCGCCGGACTGCTCGGGCTGGTCGGGCTGTGGCTGCGGCGCTCGGTGCACGAGACCGAGGCGTTCACCCGGATTCAGAAGGGACCGCGGCGCAACGCACTGGTCGCGATGGTCCGCGACCACCCGGGCGCCGCGCTGCGCGTGGCCGGGATAACCATCGCCGGCACGCTGATCTACTACGTGTGGGTCACCTACATGCCGACGTACGCGCACCTGTCCACCGGCATCCCGCTCAAGACCGCGCTGCTGGCCAACACCCTGGCCATCGTCGTGTTCATCATCCTGCTGCCGTTCGGCGGCCTGCTGTCCGACCGGATCGGCCGCAAGCCGACGATGACCGCCTTCGCCGCCGGGTTCCTGGTGTTCGCCTGGCCCGCGTTCCACTTCCTGTCCCACGGGTTCTGGAGCGTGTTCGTGATCGAGCTGATCGGCCTGGTGCTGATCGTCGGCTACTCGGCCAACTGCGCGGTGATCATGGCCGAGCAGTTCCCCGCGGAAGTCCGGACCACCGGCATCGGCCTGCCGTACGCGCTGGCCGTGGCGATCTTCGGCGGCACCGCGCCGTACGTCACGACCTGGCTCAACGCCAACCACCACGGCGATCTCGTGTGGGTGTACGTCGCGGTCGCCGCACTGATCGGCGTCGCGGTGTACCTCACCATGCCGGAAACCAAGGGTAAGGAACTCTAA
- a CDS encoding transposase family protein, which translates to MSQQPAEGFEPLSYQVTLPLSRQTLGMVAGLIRGRRRRLRSRWRKATPAGQALVVLAVLRHDQRLADIGGGQGVSASTVRRWVLEVIGLLAARARRLGRVLRKLAGRGAVVVLVDGTLVKTRRRTGKANRAHYNGKHKHHGLVVLALTDEDGRLVWVSAALAGRTADITAARRLRLRDRLHEHGLTPAADKGFHGWHKDVRDTRDCESCGGSCAQVVLTPYKAEAKRPLTKAQKQANAAFSGMRCAVEGGFAALKAWRILTTLRLNPRHATTLLRALLVLTQHEQSVRDTAQPATT; encoded by the coding sequence GTGAGTCAACAACCCGCCGAGGGCTTCGAGCCTCTTTCTTACCAGGTCACGCTGCCCCTGTCGCGGCAGACCCTGGGCATGGTCGCCGGCCTGATCCGTGGCCGACGGCGCCGGCTGCGGTCGCGGTGGCGCAAGGCCACCCCGGCCGGGCAGGCACTGGTGGTGCTGGCAGTGCTGCGCCACGATCAGCGGCTGGCTGATATCGGTGGTGGTCAGGGTGTGTCGGCCTCCACGGTGCGGCGTTGGGTGCTGGAGGTCATCGGTCTGCTCGCGGCCCGTGCCCGGCGGTTGGGGCGGGTCTTGCGCAAGCTGGCCGGGCGGGGTGCGGTGGTGGTGCTGGTGGACGGGACCCTGGTCAAGACTCGCCGCCGGACCGGGAAAGCCAACCGGGCCCACTACAACGGGAAACACAAACACCATGGACTGGTCGTGCTGGCCCTGACCGATGAGGACGGCCGGTTGGTGTGGGTGTCGGCGGCGCTGGCGGGCCGGACCGCTGACATCACCGCCGCCCGCCGGTTACGTCTGCGGGACCGGCTGCATGAGCATGGTCTGACTCCGGCCGCCGATAAGGGTTTCCATGGCTGGCACAAAGATGTCCGCGACACCCGCGACTGCGAGTCGTGTGGCGGGTCGTGTGCGCAGGTGGTGCTGACTCCCTACAAGGCTGAGGCCAAGCGGCCGTTGACCAAAGCGCAGAAGCAGGCGAACGCGGCGTTCAGTGGGATGCGGTGCGCGGTGGAGGGCGGCTTCGCCGCCCTCAAAGCCTGGCGAATCCTGACCACACTCCGGCTCAATCCCCGCCATGCCACGACGTTGCTGCGGGCCCTGCTCGTACTCACCCAGCACGAGCAGAGCGTCCGCGACACAGCCCAACCCGCCACAACCTGA
- a CDS encoding response regulator transcription factor has protein sequence MGSAGRGLVLVVEDEAAIAELAALYLRRDGFGVHVEADGAAALATIKRLRPVAVVLDIGLSGMDGIEICQALRAAGDWTPVLFVTARDDELDRLLGLEIGADDYLTKPFSPRELAARVRTVLRRASGPAGAGETHTCGSVRVDISGRRVWAGEQETTLTSTEFDLLAYLVRHAGQVLSRDQLLSAVWGYAAAAGTRTVDVHVAQLRAKLGEHSPIRTVRSIGYAADAG, from the coding sequence ATGGGGTCAGCTGGCCGCGGCCTCGTCCTCGTCGTGGAGGACGAGGCCGCGATCGCCGAGCTCGCCGCGCTGTACCTGCGGCGCGACGGGTTCGGGGTGCACGTGGAGGCCGACGGCGCGGCCGCGCTCGCCACGATCAAGCGGCTGCGGCCGGTGGCCGTGGTGCTCGACATCGGACTGTCCGGAATGGACGGGATCGAGATCTGCCAGGCGCTGCGCGCGGCCGGCGACTGGACGCCGGTGCTGTTCGTCACCGCCCGCGACGACGAGCTGGACCGCCTGCTGGGCCTCGAGATCGGCGCCGACGACTACCTCACCAAACCGTTCAGCCCGCGTGAGCTGGCCGCGCGCGTGCGGACCGTGCTGCGCCGCGCGTCCGGCCCGGCCGGCGCGGGTGAGACGCACACCTGCGGCAGCGTCCGCGTGGACATCAGCGGGCGCCGGGTGTGGGCGGGCGAGCAGGAGACGACGCTGACGTCCACCGAGTTCGACCTGCTCGCATACCTGGTCCGCCACGCCGGCCAAGTGCTCTCGCGCGACCAGCTGCTGAGCGCGGTCTGGGGGTACGCCGCGGCGGCCGGCACCCGCACCGTCGACGTGCATGTGGCCCAGCTGCGCGCGAAACTCGGCGAGCACAGTCCGATCAGGACGGTCCGCAGCATCGGCTACGCGGCGGACGCCGGGTGA
- a CDS encoding polysaccharide deacetylase family protein yields the protein MTEQPWLWDEPTWRGHVDRVRAGRSLHPASWPGGAKVAVALSFDSDHETPALRDGEVLPGKLAQGEYGARVGVPRILRLLERFHAPSSFFMPAVSALLHDGEVKSYVDAGHEVALHGWIHERNTALTAVEERDLAFRAADVLERLAGTRPVGIRTPSWDFSAHTLDITRELGLKYDSSLMADDEPYELLADGKPTGIVELPVEWIRDDAPYFMMDRFASLRPYTPPRGVLTIWRDEFDAAYAEGGLFQLTMHPHIIGHRSRLAVLTELLEHISGHEGVWFATHAQVVDHVLTAAGEQP from the coding sequence GTGACGGAACAACCGTGGCTGTGGGACGAGCCGACCTGGCGGGGGCACGTGGACCGTGTCCGTGCCGGGCGTTCGCTTCACCCCGCCTCGTGGCCCGGCGGGGCGAAGGTGGCGGTGGCGCTGTCCTTCGACTCAGACCACGAGACGCCGGCGCTGCGTGACGGCGAGGTGCTGCCAGGCAAGCTCGCGCAGGGCGAGTACGGCGCGCGCGTCGGCGTCCCGCGCATCCTCCGGCTGCTGGAGCGCTTCCACGCGCCGTCCTCGTTCTTCATGCCCGCCGTCTCGGCCCTGCTGCACGACGGCGAGGTCAAGTCCTATGTGGACGCCGGGCACGAGGTGGCGCTGCACGGCTGGATCCACGAGCGCAACACCGCGCTGACCGCCGTCGAGGAGCGCGACCTCGCCTTCCGCGCCGCAGACGTGCTGGAGCGGCTGGCCGGCACCCGCCCGGTCGGCATCCGCACCCCGTCGTGGGACTTCTCCGCGCACACCCTCGACATCACGCGCGAGCTGGGCCTGAAGTACGACTCCTCGCTGATGGCGGACGACGAGCCGTACGAACTGCTCGCCGACGGGAAGCCGACCGGGATCGTCGAGCTGCCGGTGGAGTGGATCCGCGACGACGCGCCGTACTTCATGATGGACCGGTTCGCCTCGCTGCGGCCGTACACGCCGCCGCGCGGAGTGCTGACCATCTGGCGCGACGAGTTCGACGCCGCGTACGCCGAGGGCGGGCTGTTCCAGCTCACCATGCACCCGCACATCATCGGGCACCGCTCACGCCTCGCCGTGCTCACCGAACTGCTCGAACACATCAGCGGCCACGAGGGCGTGTGGTTCGCCACGCACGCCCAGGTCGTCGACCACGTCCTCACCGCGGCCGGGGAGCAGCCATGA
- a CDS encoding SDR family NAD(P)-dependent oxidoreductase translates to MRNVLVTGAGGGIGAAIADRFAAAGARLALSDLRPAELSTVAARLREQHRAEVVELPGDLADAGYAEGLVDRAGPLDVLVNAAGIYPATPLLEMTAAVWDRVQDVNVRAALLTTVAFGRQHVASRMPGAVVNISSGAATRARPGAAHYATSKAALEMVTKACAVELGGHGIRVNAVSPGFVTVDSDANPVTEAYAAAVSVNPLGRRGEPREIADAVFWLAGDEARWITGAVLRVDGGSTAGTTGLPLHWSGETVVQQGIEENEEQHVRV, encoded by the coding sequence GTGCGCAACGTGCTCGTCACCGGGGCCGGCGGCGGGATCGGGGCCGCGATCGCGGACCGGTTCGCCGCCGCGGGCGCCCGGCTCGCCCTGTCCGACCTCCGCCCGGCGGAACTGTCCACTGTGGCCGCACGGCTGCGGGAGCAGCATCGCGCCGAGGTCGTCGAACTGCCGGGCGACCTCGCGGACGCCGGGTACGCGGAAGGGCTCGTCGACCGTGCCGGCCCGCTGGACGTGCTGGTCAACGCCGCGGGCATCTACCCCGCCACCCCGCTGCTGGAGATGACCGCGGCGGTCTGGGACCGGGTGCAGGACGTCAACGTGCGCGCCGCGCTGCTCACCACTGTCGCGTTCGGACGGCAGCACGTGGCGAGCCGGATGCCGGGCGCCGTGGTCAACATCTCCTCGGGCGCGGCCACCCGCGCCCGGCCCGGCGCCGCGCACTACGCGACGTCGAAGGCCGCGTTGGAGATGGTGACCAAGGCGTGCGCGGTGGAACTCGGCGGCCACGGCATTCGCGTGAACGCCGTCAGCCCCGGATTTGTCACTGTGGACAGTGACGCCAACCCGGTCACCGAGGCCTACGCCGCGGCCGTGTCGGTGAACCCGCTCGGCCGCCGCGGCGAGCCGCGCGAGATCGCCGACGCCGTGTTCTGGCTGGCCGGCGACGAAGCCCGGTGGATCACCGGCGCGGTGTTGCGGGTGGACGGCGGCTCGACCGCGGGCACCACCGGGCTGCCGCTGCACTGGTCCGGGGAAACCGTTGTGCAGCAAGGCATCGAGGAGAACGAGGAGCAGCATGTCCGGGTCTGA
- a CDS encoding winged helix-turn-helix transcriptional regulator, whose translation MQGNPYDRDCPTRQLLDRIGDQWTVLIVGALVDGPLRFTQIGKRVEGISQKVLTQTLRSLVRDGILTRTAYPVIPPRVDYELTTLGRNLSEPLDLLDRWARRHMDQVSAAREAFDAEHTPASA comes from the coding sequence GTGCAGGGGAACCCGTACGACCGCGATTGCCCGACCCGGCAGCTGCTCGACCGCATCGGCGACCAGTGGACGGTGCTGATCGTCGGCGCATTGGTCGACGGCCCGCTGCGCTTCACCCAGATCGGCAAGCGCGTCGAGGGCATCTCGCAGAAGGTGCTCACGCAGACCCTGCGCAGCCTGGTCCGCGACGGCATCCTCACCCGCACCGCGTACCCGGTGATCCCGCCCCGGGTGGACTACGAGCTGACCACCTTGGGCCGCAACCTGTCCGAGCCGCTGGACCTGCTCGACCGCTGGGCCCGCCGCCACATGGACCAGGTCTCGGCGGCCCGCGAGGCGTTCGACGCGGAGCACACGCCCGCCTCGGCCTGA
- a CDS encoding TetR/AcrR family transcriptional regulator, whose product MPEARERLLTAAVEHIAHGGADQSLRALADSIGTSHRMLIYHFGSREGLLTAVAREVERRQRAALDDLGPDLPPAEAARAFWRRLTDETLRHNEKLFFQLYGQALGGTPGTAEFLDRVIADWLPPLEALLTRFGVPEPDRAAQARLGLAVARGLLLDLVTTGDRAAVNAAMEQFLLGYTPG is encoded by the coding sequence ATGCCGGAAGCAAGGGAGCGGCTGCTGACCGCGGCCGTCGAGCACATCGCCCACGGCGGCGCGGACCAGAGCCTGCGCGCGCTCGCCGACTCGATCGGCACCAGCCACCGGATGCTCATCTACCACTTCGGCTCTCGCGAGGGCCTGCTCACCGCGGTCGCCCGCGAGGTCGAACGGCGTCAGCGCGCCGCCCTCGACGACCTCGGCCCGGACCTGCCGCCCGCCGAAGCCGCCCGCGCGTTCTGGCGCCGTCTCACCGACGAAACCTTGCGGCACAACGAAAAGCTCTTCTTCCAGCTCTACGGCCAGGCCCTCGGCGGAACCCCGGGGACGGCCGAGTTCCTCGATCGCGTGATCGCCGACTGGCTGCCTCCGTTGGAGGCCCTGCTGACCCGCTTCGGCGTGCCCGAGCCGGACCGCGCGGCGCAGGCGAGGCTGGGGCTTGCGGTCGCCCGCGGACTACTGCTGGACCTCGTCACGACGGGCGACCGGGCGGCGGTGAACGCCGCGATGGAGCAGTTCCTGCTGGGTTACACGCCCGGCTGA
- a CDS encoding TetR/AcrR family transcriptional regulator, which yields MRVRLLDATVDCLVEYGYAGTTTTRVAVRAGVTRGAQVHHFPTKADLVTSAIRHLAEKRTEVAMAELDRLRASADPVGDALQLLWEMHQGPVFTATVELWVASRTDEDLRRQMALVEPIATESLVAFGRAVLPAQAGHTEFLHSVYTAMDVIRGILIASWATRDSGDLDARWARARRHLRVLFTALLDSP from the coding sequence ATGCGGGTGCGGCTGCTCGACGCCACGGTCGACTGCCTCGTCGAGTACGGCTACGCGGGCACCACGACCACCCGCGTCGCCGTCCGCGCCGGCGTCACGCGCGGCGCGCAGGTGCACCACTTCCCGACGAAGGCCGACCTCGTCACGTCCGCGATCCGCCACCTCGCGGAGAAGCGCACCGAGGTCGCGATGGCCGAGCTGGACCGGCTGCGCGCTTCGGCCGACCCGGTCGGCGACGCGCTGCAGCTGCTCTGGGAGATGCACCAGGGCCCGGTTTTCACCGCGACCGTCGAGCTGTGGGTCGCTTCGCGCACGGACGAAGACCTGCGCCGCCAGATGGCGCTCGTCGAGCCGATCGCCACCGAGAGCCTGGTCGCGTTCGGCCGGGCGGTGCTGCCGGCGCAGGCCGGCCACACCGAGTTCCTGCACTCGGTGTACACGGCGATGGACGTGATCCGCGGCATCCTCATCGCCAGCTGGGCCACCCGCGACTCCGGCGACCTCGACGCCCGCTGGGCCCGCGCCCGGCGGCACCTGCGGGTGCTGTTCACGGCGCTACTGGACTCTCCCTGA
- a CDS encoding Lrp/AsnC family transcriptional regulator: MSELDRRIVSALQLNGRASWGAIARHVGTSESTVLRRAGQLTESGQLRVIGVVDVLRCGLGVPVLTRLRCRPGTAATVTEALASRPDVRYATMLAGSADCTAEFVLPTYQDAARLQLDGFPAAEHLRDAETFAVMRTFTSNHDWDSGELAPEAAAELRGTEVRPFEEQHWERPPEQLDELDLAICAALGEDGRLSFKEVSRHAGTSESTVARRVDSLVRRGCLRFRTLAEPAMFGYALEFMLWLSVLPKDLDRAGQQLAAHPGTKYLSATTGRFNLVGQIVLRHYGELYRHTTDVVGALPGLREADVTLQVSTLKRAWAPTPAPRATLEEA; encoded by the coding sequence GTGAGCGAGCTGGACCGGCGGATCGTCTCCGCGTTGCAGCTCAACGGGCGGGCCTCGTGGGGCGCCATCGCGCGGCACGTCGGCACCAGCGAGTCCACTGTGCTGCGACGGGCCGGGCAGCTGACCGAAAGCGGGCAGCTGCGGGTGATCGGCGTGGTCGACGTGCTGCGGTGCGGCCTGGGCGTGCCGGTGCTGACGCGGCTGCGGTGCCGCCCCGGCACGGCCGCGACGGTCACCGAAGCGCTGGCCTCGCGGCCCGACGTCCGCTACGCCACCATGCTGGCCGGCAGCGCCGACTGCACCGCCGAGTTCGTGCTGCCGACCTACCAGGACGCGGCCCGCCTCCAGCTCGACGGCTTCCCGGCGGCCGAGCACCTGCGAGACGCCGAGACGTTCGCGGTGATGCGCACGTTCACCTCCAACCACGACTGGGACTCCGGCGAGCTGGCCCCCGAGGCCGCCGCCGAGCTGCGCGGCACCGAGGTCCGGCCGTTCGAGGAGCAGCACTGGGAACGGCCGCCGGAGCAGCTCGACGAGCTGGACCTGGCGATCTGCGCCGCGCTCGGCGAGGACGGGCGGCTGTCGTTCAAGGAGGTCTCGCGGCACGCCGGCACCAGTGAGTCCACTGTGGCCCGTCGCGTCGACTCGCTGGTGCGCCGCGGCTGCCTGCGCTTCCGCACACTCGCCGAGCCCGCGATGTTCGGCTACGCGCTGGAGTTCATGCTCTGGCTTTCGGTGCTGCCCAAGGACCTCGACCGCGCGGGCCAGCAGCTGGCCGCGCACCCGGGCACCAAGTACCTGTCCGCCACCACCGGCCGGTTCAACCTGGTCGGCCAGATCGTGCTGCGCCACTACGGCGAGCTGTACCGGCACACCACCGATGTCGTCGGCGCGCTGCCCGGGCTCCGGGAGGCCGACGTGACCTTGCAGGTCTCGACCCTGAAACGCGCCTGGGCGCCGACACCGGCGCCCCGGGCCACCTTGGAGGAAGCGTGA